CGTGAAGATTTTATCGAGTGCTTCTGGTATGAGTGGCATGATTTCTGGCCAAATGAAAGATATTGCTAGTGAAGAAGTGACGATTACTCTCGAACGAATGAAAGAAATCCATCGTGAGAAAACCGGCGAGTTACTACTAGCTGCTGTTCGTCTTGGGAATCTTTTTGTCGATGATGCGAAGATGAAAGAAGCTTTTGTTTCTTATGCAACTCACTTTGGTCTAGCATTCCAAATTCAAAACGACTTACAAGATGTATGTTGGACAAGTGAACAAACGGGTAAAGAAACAGGGAAGGATTCAGAACTAAGTAAAAATACGTATCCGAGTCTTTTGGGTGTAGAAGGTGCAAAAGAAGCCCTATCAACTGAAATTGCCTTTTGTAAGAATGCTTTGGATGGAGTAGATTTTACGTTAGAGAACGAACAAACCAAGGCTCTTCTCATTGAGTTTTTAACGTATTTAGAAATATAGGAGTAACAAATGGAAAAAGAACGTGTGGATATTCTGGTCGTCCAACAAGGATTGACGGATTCCAGAGAAAAAGCAAAACGTCTTGTCATGGCTGGACAGATTGTGGATGCAGTGAATCATAACCGATACGATAAACCAGGGGAGAAAATTCCTGTAACGAGTTCATTGATGATTAAAGGAGAACCGTTAAAGTACGTCTCTCGTGGCGGCTTGAAATTAGAAAAAGCCTTAAAAGAATTCGATGTCAGTGTCGATGGAAAGATTTTATTAGATATTGGTGCATCTACTGGTGGATTTACAGATGCGGCCTTACAAGACGGGGCAAAACAAAGTTACGCACTCGATGTGGGCTATAACCAATTAGATTACAAACTACGCCAAGATGATCGTGTTGTTGTCATGGAGCGAATGAATTTTCGTTTCGCTACACCAGATGATTTTACAAAAGGACAACCGGATGTAGCATCCATCGACGTGTCGTTTATCTCGTTGAAACTGATTTTACCGCCATTAAAACCAATTCTAAAAGAAGTCGGCGACGTGCTTGTATTGATTAAACCACAATTCGAAGCAGGTCGTGAACGCATTGGGAAAAAAGGAATTGTCAGCGATCCAAAAGTCCATGAAGATGTATTAGTGGATATTTTAAGCTTCAGTGAACAAATCGGATTTACTGTAGAAAAAGTAACGTATTCACCAATCACTGGTGGAAGTGGAAATATTGAATTTTTAGCGCATTTAAGAAATACGGCTCCAAATGAGGTTCGTTCATTTGAAGAACTCGCGCGTGAGACGGTTAAAGAAGCGCAACGATTAAAAAAGTAAAGGGTGACGAACTTGATTCAAGAGATTTATATTAAGAATTTTGCCATTATCGAAGAAGTTCAGTGTACGTTTGAAAAAGGAATGACGGTTTTAACCGGTGAAACGGGCGCTGGGAAATCAATTATTATTGATGCGGTGGGCCTATTAATTGGTGAACGTGCATCGCTTGAGATGATTCGTTATGGTGAAGAAAAATCCTTGATTCAAGGGGTATTCCGAATTGAGGATCCAGCCGTTGTTGAAAAGCTGCAAGAATTCGGGGTTGAAGTCGTTGAAGATGAATTAATGATTCAACGTGAATTATTGCAAAATGGAAAATCAAACTGTCGCATTAATGGTCAGTTAGCTACAGTAGCGCTCCTCAAACAAATCGGACCTTACTTAATAGATATTCATGGCCAAAATGAGCATTTCCTCTTATTAAACGAAGAGAAACACTTAGGGCTATTAGATGAGTTCGCACATCATCAAATGGGTTCATTAATGGCCGAGTACGATGAAGCATACGCTAAAGTGGTTGCTGCCAAACAAGAGCTTAGAGCCTTGCAAACAGCAGAAAAAGAAGACGCACAACGAGTAGATATGTTGAAATTCCAATTGCAAGAAATTGAAGAAGCTAATATTTATGTGGGAGAAGAAGAGCAGTTAAGCGAAGAAAAAGAATACTTTACGCATTTCCAAAAAATCCAAACGGCTCTTCAGACAGCTTTAGGTGCACTTGAAGGTGAAGAATATTCAAGCATTGATGCCATCGGAGAAGCTACTCGTGAAGTGGAAAGTTTAGAGTCAATTTCAACAAGCTTTAAGGCACTTTCTACGCAAATGAGCGAGGCTTACTATCAACTGCAAGATGCTGCAAGTGCGATTCGTCATGAAATCGAAAATGCCGAATTTGATGAAGAACGCCTTGCTTTTATTGAAGAGCGTCTTGATGTTTACTATCAATTAAAACGAAAATATGGGGATGATGCAGAAGAGATTCTAGCCTTCCAAGATAAAGCCAGAGACGCTTTGAATAAGATTGAAAATAAAGAGACTTTAATCGCTGAAACTGAAAAAGTGTTGAAGCAGGCCACTCTTGAAGCCTTTGCGATTGCAGAGAAGATTTCAATTATTCGTCGTGAAGTGGCTAAACGCTTAGAAGCAGATATTGTGAGCGAATTGCACGGTCTCTACATGGAGAATGCGCAATTTGCCATTCAATTTGAAACTTCAGATAGCTTACTCGAAACCGGGATTGACATCGTTGAGTTTTACATTTCAACGAATAAAGGGGAACCGTTGAAGCCTCTTAGCAAGATTGTCTCTGGTGGGGAGTTGTCTCGTATTACCTTAGCGATGAAATCCATCTTCACGAAAGAACAACTTGTTGGAACAATTATTTTTGACGAAGTGGATACAGGTGTCAGCGGACGTGTGGCGCAGGCGATTGCTTCGAAGATGCACTATATTTCAGAATACGCTCAAGTGTTGAGTATTACGCATTTACCACAAGTGGCAAGTATGGCGGATACGCATATTCATATTGAAAAAGTCGAAGAAGGCGAACGGACACATACGATTCTAAAAGTGATGAACGAAACAGAACGTACCGAAGAAATCGCACGTATGCTTTCAGGTACAACGATTACCGCATTAACACTTGAAAATGCAAAAGAATTATTACAAATTTCAAACGCGATTAAACAAGAAAATGATACACGAGCAGAAGGTGAACGCAAATGACAAAAATCTTTGCACATAGAGGGAGTAAAGGAACGCATCCAGAAAACACACTCGCATCTTTTAGAGAAGCGGTACTTGTCGGTAGTGACGGCATTGAACTTGATGTCCATTTAACAAAGGATGGACAGTTAGTCGTGGTTCATGATGAAACGGTTGACCGTACAACCAATGGTACTGGTGAAATCAGAAACTTAACGCTAGCAGAAATTAAAGCAATGGATGCAGGAAGTTGGTTTAAGAACGATTTTGCAGGTGAGAAGATTCCAACGCTAGACGAAGTACTTCACTTATTAAAAGAATTGAACTTTAACGGGCAATTAAATATCGAGCTAAAAACAGATATTATTCAATATGAAGGACTCGTTGAGAAATGTCTCGCGCTTCAAAGTACCGAGGCGTGGCCATTTGTAATTTTCTATTCTAGCTTTAATCCATATACACTAGTTGAGCTCAAAAAGATGAAGCCAGATCAAGAAATTGGACTTCTCTTTGAGTCAGTTGAGTGGGCAAATAAAGGTGATGCCATGCTTGAAAAAGAATCGTATCATCCTGATTTGAAGTTGCTTGATTGGACGCTTAAATGGAATACGAATCAGTTGCCTTTACGTGTATGGACAGTGAATGAAGATACAGACATCAACCGTTGCTTTGAACTAAACATTGAAGCTATTTTTACGGATTATCCGCAAAAGGCGTTACAATTAAAGGAGAATTATGAGCGATAAGCTACCAAAAATTATGATTATCGTGGGTCCAACCGCGGTAGGGAAAACAGCTCTCAGTATTGAACTAGCCAAACACTTCAATGGGGAAATCATTAATGGAGATTCGCTTCAAGTTTATAAGGAGTTTGATATTGGGACTGCAAAAGTTACTGAGGAAGAAAAAGAAGGTATTCCTCACCACCTATTAGATATTTGTGAGTGGGATGAACCTTTTACAGCAAGCGACTTTAAAGAAAAGGCAGAAGCAGCTATTGCAGAAATTACGAGTCGTGGGAGGCTACCGATTATCGTCGGTGGTACAGGACTCTATATCGAAGGTCTATTATATGGATTCCATTATAGTGGCGAAGGTTCGAATGATCCGGACTATCGTTTATTAAAAGAACAAGAACTGGAAGAAAAAGGTTCTGAGGTTCTTTGGAATGAATTGAATGCAGTAGATCCTGAGGCGGCTACCAAGATTTCGGTGAATAATCCTAGACGCGTGATTCGTGCGCTAGAAGTGATTCATGCAACCGGCAAGAAGTTCTCAAGCCTAGAAATTCAAAAGACGCCGCACTATGATGCGTTTATTATTGGTTTAAATACAGACCGAGCACTACTATATGAGCGCATCAATTTGCGTGTAGAACTGATGTCTCAGGCTGGTCTGGAAGAAGAGGCTAGAGAGTTATATGAAAAATCAAAAGGTCTAGATATCCAATCGATTAGTGGAATTGGATATAAGGAATGGATTCCGTATTTTGAAGGAGAGCAGTCGCGTGAGGCGATTATTTCAACTATTCAACAAAACTCAAGACGATACGCCAAACGTCAATTAACGTGGTTTAGAAATCGACTACCACAAATTCGTTGGGTGAATTTATTAGAGAATCCAAAAGAGAAAGAAGAACTATTAGAAGAGTTAACAGCTTTTGTAGAGGAGGGATAGAATGGAACAAAGAGAACGCGTATTAATTGTAAGTATGCAAACAACGCAAACTGATGAGGATTTCGCATATGCGAACCAAGAGCTAGCGCAGTTAGTCGATACAGCGATGGGTGAAGTGGTTGCTACTGTGACACAAAAACGTGAGTCGATTAGTGGACGTACGCTTGTTGGGAAAGGAAAAGTGGAAGAAATCAGCCATCTTGTCGATGAACTAGAAGTGGATCTTGTTGTATTCTATCAATCGCTCACTGGTTCGATGGTGAAAAATCTCAATGAATCGATTAACTGTCGTATTATTGACCGAGTGCAATTGATTTTAGATATTTTTGCAATGCGTGCTCGTTCTAAAGAAGGGAAACTTCAAGTACAGCTTGCGCAATTAAACTACTTGCTTCCTCGTCTTTCAGGACAACGAGAAGGTTTATCTCGTCAAGGTGGGGGAATCGGTACTCGTGGTCCAGGGGAAACTCGCCTAGAAACAGATAGACGTTATATTCGTAAACAAATTCAAGATATTGAAGAACAGCTAGAACAAATCAAGAAACATCGTGAACGTTCACGGGAGAAGAGAAAGAGTTCAAATGGATTCCAGCTTGGATTAATTGGATATACGAATGCTGGGAAGTCAACGATTTTAAATCAATTAACACAGGCAGGAACCTATCAAATGGATCAATTGTTTGCGACTCTTGATCCACTAACAAGACAGGTGGACTTGTTCCCGAATTTTGAAGTGACTTTAACGGATACGGTAGGATTTATCCAAGATCTGCCAACGACATTGATTCATGCTTTTGAATCAACTCTTGAAGAAAGCGCGGATGTCGATTTATTAGTGCATGTAGTGGATGCGTCAAACACACAGTTTTCATTACATGAAAAAACAGTCATCGATTTAGTAAATGACTTAGAAATGCAAGAAATCCTGATGGTAACAGTCTACAATAAGACAGACTTGATTGAGGGAGAATTTCAACCAAACCTTTATCCATCGATTCAAATTTCTGCAGTCAATGATGCAGATGTGGAACGATTGAAAGCATTTTTAAAAGAACAAGTCAAAGCGCAAATGACTTACTATGAAGAATGGTTGGAAGTGACGGAGACGAAGGAGTTGAATCAACTGCAACAACGTACCCTCGTAGAATCATTAAACTATGTCGAAGAAAAGAATCAATATTGTGTCAAAGGCTATCGTAAATAATATGCAAAAAGCGGCTTGAACCTATAAATCAAGCCGTTTTATTGTGGAGTACATTTGTAATCCATCCCTAAAACTCGTATAATATTAAAGATAAGGATTTTTTCAGGAGGCCATCATGAAAGAGATAAAAGCACTCTCAAAAATTTTAAAAGAGAAGTTCGATATTTCGTTTAACAACGAGGCATTGCTCATGGAAGCGATGACTCACTCTTCGTATGCTAATGAGCATAAAGAGATGAAGGGAATCTATAACGAGCGTATTGAGTTTCTAGGAGATGCTGTTTTAGAATTAACGATTTCCGATTGGCTCTTTCGACAATTTCCTCACTTCCAAGAAGGGCAATTAACGAAACTACGAGCTCAAATCGTTTGTGAGGATAGCTTATCGTTACTTGCGAAGGAATGTTCTTTGAATGAGTATTTGCTGCTTGGAAAAGGAGAAACGCTGAGTGGCGGTCGTGAGAAACCAGCTATTTTATGTGACGTGTTCGAGGCCTTTATCGGCGCTCTATATCTTGATAAAGGAGTGAACGAGGTTCAACGTTTTCTTAATCTAGTCGTTATTCCTAAAATTAAGAATGGACGATATGAACTAATTACTGATTTCAAAACAGAGTTACAAGAATACTTGCAACAAAATGGTCCGGTACACATCCGTTATGAATTAGTTAAAGAAGAAGGACCTTCGCACGATAAAACATTTACTGTTCAATTAATTGTGGATGGAAAAAAATACAAGACCGCCAGCGGCAAGACGAAGAAAGCAGCCGAGCAAATGGCCGCAAAATTGACTATGGAAGAACTAACAAAGAGTTCACTTTCATAGAAAGAAAGGGTTAAAGCATGCAATTAGAAAAAATTGAAATGTCGGGATTTAAATCATTTGCCGATAAGACTACAATTGAATTCGATAAAGGCGTGACTGCGGTTGTAGGACCTAATGGTAGTGGAAAGTCCAATCTTTCTGAAGCGATTAAGTGGGTTCTTGGGGAACAATCGGCTAAGAGTTTACGTGGAAAACGGATGGATGACGTCATTTTCGCAGGTTCTCAAACTAGAAAACCAGTGAATATTGCTGAAGTTAATCTATATATCAATAACGAAGATAAAGTGTTGGCAACCGATCAAACACAGGTGGTATTAACACGCCGCTTGAATCGTAATGGAGCAAGTGATTTTTTAATTAACAAGAAACCAGTGCGTCTAAAAGATATTACAGATTTAATGATGGATTCAGGATTAGGGAAAGATTCATTTGCTTTGATTTCTCAAGGGAAAGTAGAGCAAATCTTTAACGAAAAACCAGAAGAACGTCGAATGATTATCGAAGAAGCGGCAGGAGTACTTAAATACAAAGACCGTAAAAATCAAGCGCAACGTAAATTGAATCAAACACAAGATCACTTAAATCGTGTGGAAGATATTCTTCATGAGATTGAAGGTCAATTAGCACCACTAGAAGAACAACGTGAAAAAGCGATTGCTTACGTTTCTAAGAAGGAACAGCTAGAAGAGGTGGAAACCGCTCTTTTAGCAGTCGAAATTGAAACATTAAATGCTCAGTGGAAAGTAGCTCTTCAGGAAGTGGAGCAACTCCAAGAGCAATTAGCGCAAACGGAAGCAACGCTAGAAAGCCTTCAATTGGACATCGAGGAAAATCAAGTAACACTTGAAGCCCGTAATGAAGACCTCGATGCAAAACAAGAGGAATACGTAGAATTAATCCAAAAAGTAGAGCAATTGGATGGTCAACGTAAAGTCTTCGAGCAACGTCGCCAATTTGCAGAACGTAGCGATGAGGAAAATCAAGAAGCACTAGCTGCTGCTCTTCGTGAGTTAGAAGAAGTAGAAGAAAAATTAGCTCTTCTTGAAAAGAATCAAGTAGAACGTAAGATTGAATTAAAGAACGTAGAAGAGTCTTGGAGTCAATTAGTCGAAGAATTAGACCAATTAAGTCAAAGTAACGAAGAAAGCGTTAAAGAGCTTCAAAATCGTTATATTGAGCAATTACAAGAAATCTCACGTTTACTCAACCAAGAGAAGAACCTTGAGAAGTCTATGGAGGTAAACCAAAACACTCAAGAAAAAATGACAGAGCGTTTTGATTCCTTTGATGGAGAACATCGAGCTTTAGAAGAAAAAGCAAATCAATTCATTGAAAAGATTGAAGAACTCACAAAAGAAAAAGCAAGTTCTGAAAAACAGCTTCTAGCTCTAAAAGAAAAATTATCAAAAATCAATGACCAACACTCTATTCTTTCTAATGAAGGGATGGAAAAGGAACGTCATCTTCAACAATTACAAGCGACGGTTCGAAGCTTAAAACAAGTTTCTGAAGACTACGCTGGTTACTATCAAGGGGTTCGTGAGGTTCTTAAACACAAAACGGCTTTACCGGGTGTTGTCAATTCTGTAGCGGAACTAATCCGTGTAGATGAACAATTAACAACAG
This Granulicatella adiacens ATCC 49175 DNA region includes the following protein-coding sequences:
- a CDS encoding glycerophosphodiester phosphodiesterase translates to MTKIFAHRGSKGTHPENTLASFREAVLVGSDGIELDVHLTKDGQLVVVHDETVDRTTNGTGEIRNLTLAEIKAMDAGSWFKNDFAGEKIPTLDEVLHLLKELNFNGQLNIELKTDIIQYEGLVEKCLALQSTEAWPFVIFYSSFNPYTLVELKKMKPDQEIGLLFESVEWANKGDAMLEKESYHPDLKLLDWTLKWNTNQLPLRVWTVNEDTDINRCFELNIEAIFTDYPQKALQLKENYER
- the rnc gene encoding ribonuclease III, with amino-acid sequence MKEIKALSKILKEKFDISFNNEALLMEAMTHSSYANEHKEMKGIYNERIEFLGDAVLELTISDWLFRQFPHFQEGQLTKLRAQIVCEDSLSLLAKECSLNEYLLLGKGETLSGGREKPAILCDVFEAFIGALYLDKGVNEVQRFLNLVVIPKIKNGRYELITDFKTELQEYLQQNGPVHIRYELVKEEGPSHDKTFTVQLIVDGKKYKTASGKTKKAAEQMAAKLTMEELTKSSLS
- the hflX gene encoding GTPase HflX; this encodes MEQRERVLIVSMQTTQTDEDFAYANQELAQLVDTAMGEVVATVTQKRESISGRTLVGKGKVEEISHLVDELEVDLVVFYQSLTGSMVKNLNESINCRIIDRVQLILDIFAMRARSKEGKLQVQLAQLNYLLPRLSGQREGLSRQGGGIGTRGPGETRLETDRRYIRKQIQDIEEQLEQIKKHRERSREKRKSSNGFQLGLIGYTNAGKSTILNQLTQAGTYQMDQLFATLDPLTRQVDLFPNFEVTLTDTVGFIQDLPTTLIHAFESTLEESADVDLLVHVVDASNTQFSLHEKTVIDLVNDLEMQEILMVTVYNKTDLIEGEFQPNLYPSIQISAVNDADVERLKAFLKEQVKAQMTYYEEWLEVTETKELNQLQQRTLVESLNYVEEKNQYCVKGYRK
- a CDS encoding TlyA family RNA methyltransferase; the protein is MEKERVDILVVQQGLTDSREKAKRLVMAGQIVDAVNHNRYDKPGEKIPVTSSLMIKGEPLKYVSRGGLKLEKALKEFDVSVDGKILLDIGASTGGFTDAALQDGAKQSYALDVGYNQLDYKLRQDDRVVVMERMNFRFATPDDFTKGQPDVASIDVSFISLKLILPPLKPILKEVGDVLVLIKPQFEAGRERIGKKGIVSDPKVHEDVLVDILSFSEQIGFTVEKVTYSPITGGSGNIEFLAHLRNTAPNEVRSFEELARETVKEAQRLKK
- the miaA gene encoding tRNA (adenosine(37)-N6)-dimethylallyltransferase MiaA — protein: MSDKLPKIMIIVGPTAVGKTALSIELAKHFNGEIINGDSLQVYKEFDIGTAKVTEEEKEGIPHHLLDICEWDEPFTASDFKEKAEAAIAEITSRGRLPIIVGGTGLYIEGLLYGFHYSGEGSNDPDYRLLKEQELEEKGSEVLWNELNAVDPEAATKISVNNPRRVIRALEVIHATGKKFSSLEIQKTPHYDAFIIGLNTDRALLYERINLRVELMSQAGLEEEARELYEKSKGLDIQSISGIGYKEWIPYFEGEQSREAIISTIQQNSRRYAKRQLTWFRNRLPQIRWVNLLENPKEKEELLEELTAFVEEG
- a CDS encoding polyprenyl synthetase family protein, with the protein product MVKAVIQQLQQDVANHLTKLIEERPTEARLKEAMLYAVQSGGKRIRPLLTLAVGSAGTSTNKAALDLACALEMIHTYSLIHDDLPGMDDDDMRRGRPTVHKAFDEATAILAGDALLTLAFEVAANANLEARQLVEAVKILSSASGMSGMISGQMKDIASEEVTITLERMKEIHREKTGELLLAAVRLGNLFVDDAKMKEAFVSYATHFGLAFQIQNDLQDVCWTSEQTGKETGKDSELSKNTYPSLLGVEGAKEALSTEIAFCKNALDGVDFTLENEQTKALLIEFLTYLEI
- the recN gene encoding DNA repair protein RecN, with the translated sequence MTNLIQEIYIKNFAIIEEVQCTFEKGMTVLTGETGAGKSIIIDAVGLLIGERASLEMIRYGEEKSLIQGVFRIEDPAVVEKLQEFGVEVVEDELMIQRELLQNGKSNCRINGQLATVALLKQIGPYLIDIHGQNEHFLLLNEEKHLGLLDEFAHHQMGSLMAEYDEAYAKVVAAKQELRALQTAEKEDAQRVDMLKFQLQEIEEANIYVGEEEQLSEEKEYFTHFQKIQTALQTALGALEGEEYSSIDAIGEATREVESLESISTSFKALSTQMSEAYYQLQDAASAIRHEIENAEFDEERLAFIEERLDVYYQLKRKYGDDAEEILAFQDKARDALNKIENKETLIAETEKVLKQATLEAFAIAEKISIIRREVAKRLEADIVSELHGLYMENAQFAIQFETSDSLLETGIDIVEFYISTNKGEPLKPLSKIVSGGELSRITLAMKSIFTKEQLVGTIIFDEVDTGVSGRVAQAIASKMHYISEYAQVLSITHLPQVASMADTHIHIEKVEEGERTHTILKVMNETERTEEIARMLSGTTITALTLENAKELLQISNAIKQENDTRAEGERK